In a single window of the Lagenorhynchus albirostris chromosome 19, mLagAlb1.1, whole genome shotgun sequence genome:
- the NKPD1 gene encoding NTPase KAP family P-loop domain-containing protein 1 isoform X4, producing MLPDGGAGPAARLAAVAGQGAGAARLPSDILTEDDVYCSCLAKTLCHVPVPVTVGFYAPFGCRLHMMLDKIMALMQQEATQREAEELRHVQWQLRPVRGWGFSKLLWYLVFLQPIITELHLRRKNVKFLFIRFSAWQYAGSDKLWAGLVATLCEGIRQQYGALPFSLYSVLGKKAATRLDYRHREWHCRSRVCLAMLGLLAAFSLGMSLLYLSMSSHVLGHGNMFRAFGGAATTLSSSGLLMALFSLGKHLFVSQRKRIERLVSQERFSSHLGFMCEVKKEVGLLTDFLCFLEIYQRRRLRVVLEITGLDTCYPERVVGVLNAINTLLSDSHAPFIFILVVDPSILAACLESAGSMKGTADNGYLFLNRTVTLPFSVPIMGRRTKLQFLHDAVRSRDDLLYREMTLNVRSRGGTGGGAGTGGGAGGGDEAGAGGGDVAPLLEMEGPARAESAQSLLEVKAARSIQEALCCLHDEYDCLIDYVPDNVVSMRRIVNTVPITVRLLQRQQGDFEGLSPRQAVAWVVLANQWPCRLSWALQCLEDQQQAGSAPEAYAPLWDVFCDHSLELHTMTATLQKVLDLDGDPELFRRFLGADFPFTVAEAQSLLRCTVNLDHSIRHRMGLIRAVSTLKTPRPPESPARKDTHAASGANHAPGAAWAGQAPARVCEAHQPQDGGKSRPMA from the exons CATGATGCTGGACAAGATCATGG CGCTGATGCAGCAGGAGGCGACCCAGAGGGAGGCCGAGGAGCTGCGGCACGTGCAGTGGCAGCTGAGGCCCGTACGGGGCTGGGGCTTCTCGAAGCTGCTGTGGTACCTGGTGTTCCTGCAGCCCATCATCACCGAGTTGCATCTGCGGCGCAAGAACGTCAAATTCCTCTTCATCCGTTTCAGCGCCTGGCAGTACGCAGGCAGTGACAAGCTGTGGGCCGGCCTGGTGGCCACGCTGTGCGAGGGCATCCGCCAGCAATACGGCGCACTGCCCTTCAGCTTGTACTCGGTGCTGGGCAAGAAGGCGGCCACGAGGCTGGACTACCGCCATCGCGAGTGGCACTGCCGGAGCCGAGTGTGCCTGGCAATGCTGGGGCTGCTGGCGGCGTTCAGCCTGGGCATGAGCCTGCTCTACCTGTCGATGAGCTCCCACGTACTGGGCCACGGCAACATGTTCCGGGCATTCGGCGGCGCGGCCACCACGCTTTCGAGCTCCGGGCTGCTCATGGCCTTGTTCTCGCTGGGCAAGCACTTGTTCGTGAGCCAGCGCAAGAGAATTGAGCGGCTGGTGTCGCAGGAGAGGTTCAGCAGCCATCTGGGATTCATGTGCGAGGTGAAGAAGGAGGTGGGGCTGCTCACCGActtcctgtgcttcctggagaTCTACCAGCGGCGCCGGCTGCGCGTCGTGCTCGAGATCACAGGGCTGGACACGTGCTACCCGGAGCGCGTGGTGGGCGTGCTCAATGCCATCAACACGCTGCTGTCCGACAGCCACGCGCCCTTCATCTTCATCCTGGTGGTGGACCCCAGCATCCTGGCCGCGTGCCTCGAGAGCGCCGGCTCCATGAAGGGCACGGCCGACAACGGTTACCTCTTCCTCAACCGCACCGTCACGCTACCCTTCTCCGTGCCCATCATGGGCCGCCGCACCAAACTGCAGTTCCTGCACGATGCGGTGCGAAGCCGCGACGACCTGCTCTATCGCGAGATGACGCTCAACGTGAGGTCGCGGGGCGGgaccgggggcggggcggggaccgggggcggggcggggggcggggacgaggcgggggcggggggcggagacGTCGCGCCTCTCCTGGAGATGGAGGGGCCGGCCCGGGCCGAGAGCGCGCAAAGCCTCCTGGAAGTAAAGGCGGCGCGCAGCATCCAGGAGGCGCTCTGTTGCCTGCACGACGAGTACGACTGCCTCATCGATTACGTGCCCGACAACGTGGTGTCCATGCGGCGCATCGTCAACACCGTGCCCATCACCGTGCGCCTGCTGCAACGGCAGCAGGGGGACTTTGAGGGCCTCTCGCCGCGCCAGGCCGTGGCTTGGGTCGTGCTCGCCAACCAGTGGCCGTGCCGTCTCAGCTGGGCCCTGCAGTGCCTGGAGGACCAGCAGCAGGCAGGGAGCGCGCCCGAAGCCTACGCGCCCCTCTGGGACGTGTTCTGCGACCACAGCCTCGAGCTGCACACCATGACCGCGACGCTGCAGAAGGTGCTCGACCTGGACGGCGACCCCGAGCTTTTCCGGCGCTTCCTGGGCGCTGACTTCCCCTTCACCGTGGCCGAGGCGCAGAGCCTCTTGCGCTGTACGGTTAACCTGGACCACTCCATACGCCACCGCATGGGCCTCATCCGGGCCGTCAGCACGCTCAAGACGCCCCGCCCGCCCGAGTCCCCTGCCCGCAAAGACACGCACGCCGCCAGCGGAGCCAACCACGCCCCCGGGGCGGCCTGGGCAGGCCAGGCTCCTGCGCGTGTCTGCGAAGCCCACCAACCCCAGGACGGGGGCAAGTCCAGACCCATGGCCTGA